Part of the Vibrio ishigakensis genome, TAGGTACCGACCACGCCGGTATCGCTACTCAAATGGTAGTTGAGCGTAAGATCGCAGCAGAAGAAGGCAAAACTAAGCACGATTACGGTCGTGATGCCTTCATTGACAAGATCTGGGAATGGAAAGGCGAATCTGGTGGCACTATCACCAAACAGCTTCGTCGTCTGGGTGCATCGGTTGATTGGGACCGTGAGCGCTTCACTATGGACGATGGCCTATCTAACGCGGTTCAAGAAGTGTTTGTTCGCCTATATGAAGACGACCTAATCTATCGTGGTAAGCGTCTAGTTAACTGGGATCCTAAGCTACATACAGCTATCTCAGACCTAGAAGTAGAGAACAAAGACAAGAAGGGCCACATGTGGCACTTCCGCTACCCTCTAGCAAACGGTGTTAAGACTGCAGATGGCAAAGACTACATCGTAGTTGCGACCACTCGTCCTGAAACCATGCTTGGCGATACTGGTGTTGCTGTAAACCCAGAAGATCCACGCTACAAAGACCTAATCGGCAAAGAGATCCTGCTTCCTGTTGTAAACCGTCTTATCCCTATCGTAGGCGATGAGCACGCGGACATGGAAAAAGGCACAGGTTGTGTGAAGATCACACCTGCGCACGACTTCAATGACTACGAAGTTGGTAAGCGTCACAGCCTACCAATGATCAACATCCTGACCTTCAACGCTGACATCCGCGATGCGGCTGAGGTGTTCACCACTAACGGTGAGCCAAGCGATGCATACTCAACTGAGCTTCCTGCTAAATATCACGGCATGGAGCGCTTCGCCGCTCGTAAAGCTATCGTGGCTGAGTTTGAAGAGCTAGGTCTACTAGACGAAATCAAAGACCACGACCTAACTGTACCTTACGGCGACCGTGGTGGTGTGGTTATCGAACCAATGCTAACTGACCAATGGTATGTGCGTACTGCTCCTCTAGCAGAGACGGCAACCAAAGCGGTTGAAGATGGCGAGATTCAATTCGTTCCTAAGCAATACGAAAACATGTACTTCTCTTGGATGCGTGACATTCAAGACTGGTGTATCTCTCGTCAGCTTTGGTGGGGTCACCGCATCCCAGCATGGTACGACAACGACGGCAACGTATACGTAGGTCGTACTGAAGAAGAAGTGCGTGCAAACAACAACCTAGCGCCTGTAGTTGTTCTTCGCCAAGACGACGATGTACTGGATACCTGGTTCTCTTCTGCGCTATGGACATTCGGTACTCAAGGCTGGCCAGAGAACACTGAAGACCTGAAGACCTTCCACCCATCAGATGTGCTGGTAACTGGTTTTGACATCATCTTCTTCTGGGTTGCTCGCATGATCATGATGACCATGCACTTCTGTAAAGATGAAAACGGCAAACCACAAGTACCATTCAAGACTGTTTACGTTACTGGCCTTATCCGTGATGAGAACGGCGACAAGATGTCTAAGTCCAAGGGTAACGTTCTAGACCCAATCGACATGATCGATGGTATCGACCTTGAATCTCTAGTTGAAAAGCGCACTGGCAACATGATGCAGCCTCAGCTAGCGAAGAAGATCGAGAAGAACACACGTAAGACATTCGAGGATGGCATCGAACCATACGGTACTGACGCACTGCGTTTCACCCTAGCAGCTATGGCCTCTACTGGTCGTGACATCAACTGGGACATGAAGCGCCTTGAGGGTTACCGTAACTTCTGTAACAAGCTATGGAACGCAAGCCGTTACGTACTGATGAACACAGAAGAGCAAGATTGTGGCTTCAATGGTGGTGAGATTGAGTACTCACTAGCAGACAAGTGGATCGAATCTCAGTTCGAACTAGCAGCGAAAGAATTCAATGGTCACATTGATAACTTCCGTCTGGATATGGCTGCTAACACCATCTATGAGTTCATCTGGAACCAATTCTGTGACTGGTATCTAGAGCTAACCAAACCTGTTCTATGGAAAGGCACTGAAGCTCAGCAACGTGGTACGCGTCGCACTCTAATCACGGTTCTAGAGAAGACTCTGCGTCTAGCGCATCCTGTGATCCCTTACATCACCGAGACTATCTGGCAGAGCATCAAGCCACTGGTTGACGGCGTTGAAGGCGACACCATCATGCTACAGGCTCTGCCTCAGTATGATGAAGCGAACTTCAATCAAGAAGCTCTAGATGACATCGAGTGGGTTAAGGCATTTATCACTAGCATCCGTAACCTGCGTGCAGAGTACGACATCGCACCAAGCAAACCGCTAGACGTGATGCTAAAAGTGGCTGATGAGAAAGACGCACAGCGTGCAGAAGCAAACCGTCAGGTATTGGTATCTCTAGCTAAGCTAGAAGGCATCAAGCTGCTTGCTGAAGGCGAAGAGACTCCAGCATGTGCAACGGCTCTAGTGGGTAAGTCTGAGCTGATGATCCCTATGGCTGGCCTTATCGATAAAGACGCTGAACTAGCTCGTCTACAAGGCGAAGTTAAGAAGACTCAAGGTGAGATCAAGCGTCTTGAAGGCAAACTAAACAACCAAGGCTTCGTAGCGAAAGCACCTGAAGCGGTTGTAGCTAAAGAGCGTGAGAAGCTAGTGGGCTACCAAGAGACACTAACCAAGCTTGAAGAGCAGATGGCGACCATCGCCGCGCTTTAATAGGCAATTAAATGAGAAAGGGTTGACCATGTGTCAGCCCTTTTTTTATGCCTGATAGGTAGCACCTATCACACTTTTTGGTAAAAATCACTTGTGATAATGAGAATTATTATCAATAATAAATTCAGATTCACGAGATGAGTAGCCAATTATGAAAAAGACCATCAGCTTTGCATTCTTACACTTCACCATCGCTTTTAGTGTCGCTTACATTCTAACTGGCGATATCATCCTAGGTAGCTTGATAGCCATGACTGAGCCTGCGGTAAACACGGTTGCCTTCTATTTCCATGAGCTGGTTTGGCAGCGCTCTAACAAGCTTAGAGAGATAGCTAAGAATCCAAAAATCAAAACAGCCAGCTTCGCTGCCGTCCATTTTAGCGTCGCATTCAGCGTAGTGTATCTGTTAACTGGTGACGCATTGGCTGGTGGTATCATTGCCCTACTTGAGCCATCTATCAACACAGTCGCCTACTACTTCCACGAGAAGGTATGGCTTAAAATCCAAGACAACCGTTTTGCCCACGCATAAAAAAGCCCGCTCAATTGAGCGGGCCCTTAAATCTGCTAACGGCAATTACTCTTGCTCGTCTTCTTCATCGTCATACACTAGTGCATCTTCGCCTTCATAGAAGGTGCCCCAGCCATCGTAGATGATGTCGTATTTCTCAGCTAGGTTGATAAGCTTTTCAGCCTGCTCATCGATAAGCTCAGCATCTAGAGCGCAGCTCATTGTTGCATCACAACAAAGAAGCTTAGTGCCATCTTCATCTTCGGTTTCTTCTGCTTCAAGAACCTCGAAGCCCATCTTAAATGCTTCTACTACCGCTTTTTCAAGGGTTTCAAAGTTTTCAGCCATTAGATGGTGTTCAATCTCATACAGAGCATCCGGCTCACTACCATCTTCAAGAAGCGCTGCGATGATGTCGCGCGTATCTTCTTTTTGGATTTCAATCAGCTCTTCAACAGATAGGTAATCTTCTGCTTGTGACATGGAGATGCTCCCGAGTTTTATATCATTCAAAGTGTGTTCCGGACGAAATATGGCACGGTTACAGGAAAAATGAAAGAAGTTCATCCAACCTATTATTAGCAGTCAAACTAAGCCCAAGTAAAAACAGAACCACAACAGAATACAAAATCATTAAAAATACGCCAATGTGTATTTTTACGCATGATTTTTAAATTTAAATGCATTAGGATGAGTTTATGCGACTCCAGTAAAGGAAAGGACAATGGCGTACAATTTGAGAAACCGCAACTTTTTAAAACTATTAGATTTTACCCCTAAAGAGATCGGTTTTCTGCTCGATCTTTCTGCTGAGCTGAAGAAAGCCAAATACTCAGGTACCGAGCAAAAGAAATTAGTGGGTAAAAACATCGCCCTTATCTTTGAAAAAGCCTCGACTCGAACTCGCTGTGCCTTTGAAGTGGCTGCCTTCGACCAAGGAGCTCAGGTCTCTTATCTCGGCCCGTCCGGCTCTCAAATCGGTCACAAAGAGTCGATGAAAGATACCGCTCGCGTATTGGGTCGCATGTACGATGGCATTGAATATCGTGGTTTTGGCCAAGAGCGTGTAGAAGAGTTAGGGCAATATGCCGGCGTTCCGGTTTGGAATGGCCTCACTAATGAATTCCACCCAACCCAAATCCTGGCAGACTTCCTCACCATGGTAGAGCATGGTAAGGGTAAGCAACTGCATGAGATCACCTTCGCCTACCTTGGTGATGCCCGCAATAACATGGGTAACTCACTATTGGTTGGCGCAGCTAAGATGGGTATGGATGTGCGTATGGTGGCACCAAAGGCATTCTGGCCCGAACAAGAGTTGGTTGAGCAATGCCTGCAGATAGGAGAGTCTACCGGTGCCAAGATCACCCTAACCGAGGATGTGAAAGCCGGAGTGGATGGTTGTGACTACCTATATACCGATGTATGGGTCTCTATGGGTGAATCCGACGAAGCCTGGAAAGAACGCATCGAGCTAATGAAGCCGTATCAGGTAAACATGCAAGCCATCAAGGATACCAACAATCCTCAGGTTAAGTTCATGCACTGCCTTCCCGCCTTCCATGATGACCAAACCACCATCGGTAAAGAGGTTTGTGAGAAATACGGTCTACAAGGGCTAGAAGTAACCGATGAGGTATTCGAATCTGAGCACTCCATCGTATTTGATCAGGCAGAGAACAGAATGCACACCATCAAGGCGGTTATGGTTGCAACACTTGGTCACTAAATCGTGACGCAATCGCTTGCGTTGTAGACGGTGGCGCGTATAATCCTGAGCAAATTATAGGAGGAGCGAATGCTACCAAGTGGCAACAACAAACCGAATAAAGCACACTGCATTTGCCGTGTACGTCTCCTATTTTTAAACAGTTAATAATAGCCTCCCATTATGGGGGGCTTTTTTATGCCCAGTTACCATTCCACTGAAGGAAGAAGACCATGCAAAATACGCTTTTTAACAAGCACGTCATCTCTATCCCTGAGTTGAGCAGAGATGAATTGGAGTTGATCGTTCAAACCGCAGGCAAGCTTAAATCTGAGCCTATGCCGGAATTGCTAAAGAACAAAGTTGTTGCAAGCTGCTTCTTCGAGCCGTCTACCCGTACCCGTCTTTCTTTTGAAACCGCGATTCAGCGCGTTGGTGGTAGCGTAATCGGCTTTGATAACGGCGGTAACACCTCGCTCGCAAAGAAAGGCGAGACCCTAGCGGACTCAGTTCAGGTTATCTCTACCTATGTTGATGCCTTTGTAATGCGCCACCCTCAAGAAGGTGCGGCTCGTCTAGCCTCTGAGTTCTCTAACGGTGTACCAGTAATCAATGCAGGTGACGGTTCAAACCAGCATCCGACTCAAACCCTGCTAGACCTATTCTCTATCTATGAGACTCAAGGCACTCTAGATAACCTAAACGTTGCTTTTGTTGGTGACCTCAAGTACGGCCGTACGGTTCACTCCCTGACTCAAGCTTTGGCTAAGTTCAACAATGTGCGCTTCTACTTTATCGCGCCAGAAGCACTGGCTATGCCAGATTACATCTGTGAAGAGCTAGACGAAGCAGGCATCAGCTATAGCCTACACACAGATATGGAAAGCGTTATCCCTGAACTGGATATCCTATACATGACTCGCGTACAGAAAGAACGCTTCGATGAGTCTGAATACGCACACATCAAATCAGCGTACATCCTGACCGCTTCTCTTCTTACTGAAGCGAAAGAGAATCTGAAGGTTCTGCACCCGCTACCACGTGTTGATGAGATCACCACAGACGTAGATAAAACGCCGCACGCTTACTACTTCACTCAAGCGGAAAACGGTGTATATGCTCGCGAGGCACTGCTCGCTCTAGTCCTTAATCAAGCCCTGTAATAGAAGAGATTTTTATCATGACTAAGCCGACTCAATTACAAGTAGAAGCAATCAAAGACGGAACGGTTATCGACCATATCCCAGCTCACGTGGGCATCAAAGTACTTAAGCTGTTCTCCATGGACCAATCTAATCAGCGTGTAACCGTTGGCCTTAACCTGCCATCATCTGCGCTGGGTGCAAAAGACCTACTGAAGATTGAAAATGTGTTCATCAATAAAGAGCAAGCGAGCAAGCTAGCTCTGTATGCACCTCATGCAACTGTGAACCAAATCGAAGACTATCAGGTAGTGAAGAAGCTCGAGCTTACCCTTCCTGAGCAAGTAAAAGGTGTGTTCGAGTGCCCTAACTCAAACTGTATCACCCATGGTGAGCCAGTTGAGAGCCACTTCAACGTTATCGAGAAAAAAGACTCTATCCGACTAAAGTGCAAATACTGTGAGAAAGTCTATTCACGCGAGGTAGTTACTGAGTTATAACAGTAGCTTCAGCAAAAAAAACACAATCGGACAGAAGATGACTAAAGTACTTCACACAGAACAAGCTCCTGCAGCTATCGGCCCATACGTACAGGGTGTTGACCTAGGTAACATGGTAATGACTTCAGGTCAGATCCCAATCAACCCAGCGACTGGTGAGATCCCTGCAGACATCGCTGACCAAGCACGTCAGTCTCTAGAGAACGTTAAAGCGGTAGTTGAGTCATCAGGCCTAACCGTATCTGACATCAAGAAGATGACCGTATTCGTAAAAGACCTAAACGACTTCGTTACTGTAAACGAGGTGTACGGCAAGTTCTTTGATGAGCACAAGGTTGAGAACTACCCTGCTCGTTCATGTGTAGAGGTTGCACGTCTACCTAAAGATGTAGGTATCGAGATTGAAGCTATCGCAGTTCGCGCTTAGGTTTAAGCATTAAAAAAGGGAGCTCAGCTCCCTTTTTTATTATTTGTTTTTCACGCCATCTGCGGCATTTCTCGCATCCACTTCCGCATCCAAGCTTTCTAGCTTTTCCTTCATGCTCTCGCGACACACCTCAGCCAATTTACGTACATCCGACTTAGAGTACTCAGAGGTATCAACCGGTGGCAGCATCTCGATGATTACATGGCCATTATTCCAACGGTTCAGTTTGATCTTATCTTGAGTGGTACTGCACACGATCGGAATAATCGGCGTTTCTGCACCGATAGCCGCGTGGAAAGCTCCGGTTTTAAATGGCATCAAACCACGACCGCGCGAACGAGTACCCTCTGGGAACATCCATACCGACAGATGCGTCTGCTTCATCTTCTCGATAACCTGATCGATAGTGCCCATAGCTTTAGAGCGGTTTGCACGGTCAATCAAAATATTACCAGTCAACCAATAGATCTGACCAAATAGAGGTAGCCACAGCAGGCTCTTCTTACCCACAGTAACCACATTTGGGGTTACTGCTGAAGAAACCGTAAACAGGTCCCAAGTGTTCTGGTGGTTAGCGATATAGACTGCTTGACCTCGCTTGTAGGCATCCTCAGGAAGACGCAACTCAAGCTTAATACCAAATGCGCGATGCATGGCACCGAACATACGACCAAAGGTAAACACGTGCTTTGGATTTCTTGGACTAAACAAGCAGTAGCCGCATCCAAAGATAAACATCAACACGGCAAAAATAGCGACGATAATCACGCGCACTAAAGCAATCATTAACTCTTTCCCTACGGATTCATACTCAGATAACCTCTCGGCTCTTCATGATTGAAGATATTGAGGCAATTTGGCTATGTTCCGCGAACTGTAAAACCGATGAAATTTCGCGCAAATTGTTAAAATTTGCGGAAATAATGACGGCTAAGTGTATCAAATAAAAAAGCCGAAACCATAAGGTTTCGGCTATAAAATACTACCTAAAGCGACTAATCTTTGAATCTTTCGATATTAGCGCCAAGTTGGCTCAGTTTGTCTTCGATACGGTCGTAACCACGGTCGATATGATAGATACGATCGACAATGGTTTCACCCTTCGCGATACAGCCAGCGATAACCAAGCTCGCTGATGCACGTAGGTCGGTTGCCATTACCTGAGTACCGCTCAGACCTTCACTATCACCACAAATAACAGTGTGACCTTCGATCTCTGCCTTTGCGCCCATACGTTGAAGTTCAGGTACGTGCATAAAACGATTTTCAAAGATGGTCTCAGTGATTACGCCACCGCCCTTAGCCATCATGTTAAGCAGAGTGAACTGTGCTTGCATATCGGTTGGGAAGCCTGGATGTGGAGCTGTACGCACTGTAATAGCTTTCAGCTCACGACCTGTCATATCCAAACCAATCCAGTCGTCACCTGTAGTCACTTCAGCACCCGCTTCTTCAAGCTTAGCTAGAACTGCCTCTAACAGGCTAGCACGGGTATTGCGACATACGATCTTACCGCCAGATACAGCAGCAGCTACTAGGAAGGTACCTGTTTCGATACGGTCAGGAACCACAGCGTGTTCACCACCAGCAAGACGATCAACGCCTTCGATAGTGATAGTATCTGTGCCTGCACCAGAAATCTTCGCACCCAAAGCGTTTAGGAACTCAGCAGTATCTACGATCTCAGGCTCACGCGCAGCGTTATCCAAAGTAGTAGTTCCCTCAGCAAGGGTAGCTGCACTCATAATGGTGATGGTTGCGCCTACGCTTACCTTGTCCATTACGATATGTGCACCCTTTAGTCGACCGTCAACAGAGGCTTTTACATAACCATCTTCAAGAACGATATTCGCACCTAGGCTCTCAAGACCTTGGATGTGCAGATCAACTGGACGCGCACCGATAGCGCAACCACCAGGTAGACTCACCTGACCATGGCCAAAACGAGCAACCAATGGACCCAAAGCCCAAATAGACGCGCGCATGGTTTTTACTAAGTCGTACGGTGCTGTGTACTCGTTGATGCCTGACGCATCAACATGAATATTGGTGGTTTCACCTTCACGCTCGGCATTTGCGCCCAACTGCTTAAGTAGGGCTAGAGTGGTATCGATGTCACGTAGCTTAGGTACGTTGCGGATAACCACTGGCTCTTCAGCTAGGATAGCGGAGAACAAAATCGGTAGGGCTGCGTTCTTCGCACCCGAAATAGAAACTTCACCACTCAGTGGTTGGGACGATCCCGTAACTCGAAATTTTTCCATCAAATCGCCCTTATAGAGACATCAGTTTTTTGTCGCGCGCCCACTCTTCAGGCGTGTACGCTTTAATTGAAACTGCATGGATATCATTGCGTTGGATATACTCCATCAAAGGAGCGTAAATGAGCTGTTGCTTCTTAACGCGGCTCATGCCGTCAAACTTTGCATCTACAGCAACCACCTCATAGTGGCTACCTTCACCTTTCACGTGAATCTCTTCTAACTGTAGTGCGTCGTCTAGCAACTGTTTAACCTGTGAAATGTCCACTTTATCCCTCAATTTTTACTTCTAAATGCTCCGCGATCAGTGGCAGAGCATTGCTCACTTCAAACAGAGTAAGCAGTTTATCCGGTACAGAGCGTAGCATTATATGGCAGTGATATTTTTTTGCATGCTGAATTATGTGCAATATCAGGGCCATTGCCGCAGAATCACTGCTTTCTACCCTCGAAAAATCTAAATTTAGCCTCGAAGTATCCCAAGGCCATGCTTGGGCCTGTTGCCACAGCTCTGGGATCGTGTTTCGATCCAGAATTCCTGATAGCTCAATCACCTCGACACTGGTTTGTTTCCACAACGTCATAGCTATTGACCAGACGCTGTTTCATAACGAATTGGCGTCTGTGCAAGTTTAGCCAATTCTTCGGTTACTGCAGGCAGACCATCGCTGCGGATCTTACCGCCCCACTCCGACTGCTTGCTCGACAGGAGGCTCACCCCCTCAGCAACCATATCAAACGCCTGCCACTCCCCCGACTTACGGTCTTTACGCCACTTAAACTCTATTTTGATAGGTGGTTTATTTTTCTGCACTATCTCCACCGGAATAGATACAATGCGCTGATTTTCAGGAATGGCCTTTTCTCTAGCGTAGTTGATTTTCTGGTCTTGATACTGCGTAAGCACCTGAGCATAAGAGGTCACCAAGTAAGCCCTAAAGGCGACTAAGAACTCAGACACCTCGCCCTTATCAGCGCGCTTTAGATGATTACCCAACACCTTAAGCCCGGCGTAGCGGTAGTTCACATAGGGCATCAGCTCTTCTTCGACCACCGTTTTTAATAGTTCAGGCTGTTCACGCAACGCTTGTTGCTCATCCTTCAGACGGTCGAAGGTATTGCCACCCACCTGCTCCATCATCAAATAAGGCTTAGTTTTATCTACCGTCGCGGCCGCAGATAGAGGAGCAAACATCATTACTACAACCGCACATATACTCGCAATCCACTTCATTATTACTCTCCTGAGTCTCCGCCCACGTTATACAGGAACTGCCCTATCAGATTCTCAAGCACCAGAGCTGACTTGGTATCCTCGATAAAATCCCCGTCTTGCAGCATGTCTACATCATCATCCACAAAACCCGGCACTAGGCTGATGTACTGCTCACCAATAAGGCCTGAGGTTAGGATCTGGGCACTCGAGGTATCAGGAAAATAGCCATACTGAGTGCCGATAGACAGGGTCACTACTGGAGTGTAGTACTCAGTGTCTAGGCTGATATCACTCACCCTTCCTACAACTACACCACCTATCTTCACCGGCGAACGCACCTTGAGACTGCCAATATTGTCGAAGTAAGCCTTCAACTGGTAGGTGCTTTGATTGCCAATGCTCTTAACATCCGCCACCTTGAAAATGATAACCAATAGGGCGGCTATGCCTACCAACATAAAACTGCCGACCCAAAGTTCTAACTTCCTAGTTTTATTCATATCCTAATTCCCGAACAACAGCGCGGTTAGCACAAAGTCTAATCCCAACACCGCCAGTGATGAATGCACCACGGTGCGCGTTGTCGCCTGACTGATCCCTTCAGAGGTTGGCGTTGCATCATATCCATTGAATAGCGCCACCCAAGTAACTGTAATCGCAAATACAAACGCCTTTATCAGACAATTGCCAATATCGCGTCCGAATTCAACCGAGGACTGCATTGCAGACCAAAAACTGCCGTGATCGATCCCCTTCCAATCTACTCCAACTAACTGACCACCCCAGATACCTACCGCCACAAAGATCATGGTTAGGAGAGGCATACTGATAACTCCGGCCCAAAAGCGCGGACTTATTACGCGCTTTAGCGGGTCTACAGCCATCATTTCAAGACTAGACAACTGCTCAGTCGCTTTCATTAAGCCAATCTCTGCAGTCAAAGCCGAACCCGCGCGACCAGCAAACAAAAGTGCTGTCACCACAGGGCCAAGTTCACGCAGCAGCGATAGCGCTACCATCTGCCCGAGACTACCCTCTGCACCGTAGTCCACCAGCACCACATAACCTTGCAGGCTAAGTACCATGCCAATAAACAGCCCCGAAACCACTATAATTGCCAATGACTGCACGCCAACGGCATACAATTGCTTGGTTAGCAGTGGAAGGTTTTTGATAGGTTGTGGGCGATGACACAGGGCACCAATCAGCATAAGTAGCGAACGACCAAAGCCGGTCACTACTCGAATGCCACTAGCACCAAGCTCACTTACCTTATCCAGCATCTTGCAATAACTCCTGTTGCATAGATTGAGCAGGATAAGCGAAAGGGACGGCACCATCCGCCTCACCCGATACAAACTGCTTCACTCTAGGATCATCCATTTGATTGATTTCCTCGGGAGAGCCCTCAGCAATGATCTTACCATCGGCCAGCAAGTAGACGTGGTCGGCAATACTCATCACCTCTGGGACATCGTGAGAAACCACGATAGAGGTAATACCCATGGCTTGATTCAGCTTCTTGATAAGCTCCACCAACACACCCATGGTAATAGGGTCCTGTCCAACGAAAGGCTCATCGTACATCACCACTTCTGGGTCTAACGCAATCGCACGAGCTAGAGCCACGCGACGAGTCATACCGCCAGAGAGCTCACTTGGCATAAGCTCGGATGCGCCCCTGAGCCCAACGGCCTCAAGCTTTAGTAGCACTATGCTGCGGATAAAGGATTCATTGAGGGAGGTATGTTCGCGCAGAGGAAAGGCAACGTTGTCGAACACATTAAGGTCGGTAAATAGAGCGCCAGATTGAAACAACATGCTCATGCGCTTTCGCACCTTATACAACTTCGAGCGGCTAAGGCGATTTATCTGCTGGCCTTCAAACCATACCTCACCACTGTCGGGCTCAATTTGCCCACCAAAGAGTTTAAGTAAGGTAGTTTTACCTATTCCCGACGGCCCCATAATGGCGGTTATCTTGCCGGGAGGAATCGTTAAACTTATGTTATCGAATATCGTTCGCTCTCCGCGGGAGAAACTGAGCTGATTTATTCGAATACTTCCTTGATCTACCAACGTCGACACTCCTAGTCATTTAAGTTAGACTTGCTGCCTGTAAATTCGCAGTAAATCAACCAGTTGCTTAGTATCATTATTACTCAAACACGTTTTATTTGTATCACAACTGTGTAAATAATTTGTGTTGATTCTTCCCTTTTTAACAGCTAGACGTCAAAATCGGCTTTAATTTTTTTGTTCAACATAAAGAGTTTGTAATGTTAGGAGCGATAAGCTTTCTTATCCTAGGCCTGCTACTTCTGGTATGGAGCGCCGACAGGTTAGTATTTGGGTCAGCAGCCCTCGCGCGAAATTTTGGTATTTCTCCCCTAGTTATCGGTATGACTATCCTTGCCATGGGCTCGTCTGCACCTGAAATGATGGTGTCGGCAACTGCAGCTCTCGATGGCAAAACAGATACGGCTGTTGGTAACGTTCTAGGTTCGAACATCGCCAATATTGCGCTTATTTTGGGTATTACTGCGCTAGTTAAGCCTCTTTCAGTTAGCTCTGGCGTACTTAAGCGTGAGCTACCTCTGATGATCGTAGTTACTCTAATAGCCGGTGCTATTATGTGGAATGACTACCTAGGTCGTGAAGAAGGTATCCTTCTTATCGTTCTATTTGGTGCTTTTATCCTTGCGATGTTGCGCATTTCTCGCAAAGAGAAACTCAAGGGCGATGTATTAGTTTCAGAGCAAGAATCAGAAGTACCGGAAGGGGTGGATAACAAAAAAGCCGCTCTTTGGGTGGTTGTGGGTCTTGTTTTGCTGCCTATCTCAGCAGACCTTTTGGTTCAAAATGCGGTGATCATCGCTAAACACTTTGGCATGAGTGACCTAGTAATCGGTCTTACCATCATCGCTATTGGCACAAGTCTCCCTGAGCTTGCGGCATCCCTTGCTGGTGTGATGAAGGGTGAGGATGACATGGCGGTGGGTAACATCATTGGCTCCAACGTCTTCAATATTCTCGCTGTTATGGGTATCCCTGGCCTACTGAACCCATCTCTACTAAACGAGCATGCAATGGGTCGCGACTTCTGGGTGATGCTAGGCGTCTCTCTATTACTTGTTGTAATGGCTCTTGGAAAATCTCGAAGCATTAATCGAATCGAGGGTGGCATACTCTTTGTTCTATTTATCGCATATCAAGCCTATCTGTTTATAAATCTAGCTGCATAAAGGTTATTTCCCCGTGTCTGAATTCAATTTTAAACAAGCTGCAAATGAGGTTCTGGATATTGAAGTAAGAGGCTTGCAACAGCTGTCTCAATACATCAATGATGATTTCGTAAAAGCGTGTACCACAATCCTGAATAATAAAGAGGGAAAAGTGGTTGTGATGGGCATGGGCA contains:
- a CDS encoding RidA family protein; this translates as MTKVLHTEQAPAAIGPYVQGVDLGNMVMTSGQIPINPATGEIPADIADQARQSLENVKAVVESSGLTVSDIKKMTVFVKDLNDFVTVNEVYGKFFDEHKVENYPARSCVEVARLPKDVGIEIEAIAVRA
- a CDS encoding 1-acylglycerol-3-phosphate O-acyltransferase, coding for MIALVRVIIVAIFAVLMFIFGCGYCLFSPRNPKHVFTFGRMFGAMHRAFGIKLELRLPEDAYKRGQAVYIANHQNTWDLFTVSSAVTPNVVTVGKKSLLWLPLFGQIYWLTGNILIDRANRSKAMGTIDQVIEKMKQTHLSVWMFPEGTRSRGRGLMPFKTGAFHAAIGAETPIIPIVCSTTQDKIKLNRWNNGHVIIEMLPPVDTSEYSKSDVRKLAEVCRESMKEKLESLDAEVDARNAADGVKNK
- the murA gene encoding UDP-N-acetylglucosamine 1-carboxyvinyltransferase, translating into MEKFRVTGSSQPLSGEVSISGAKNAALPILFSAILAEEPVVIRNVPKLRDIDTTLALLKQLGANAEREGETTNIHVDASGINEYTAPYDLVKTMRASIWALGPLVARFGHGQVSLPGGCAIGARPVDLHIQGLESLGANIVLEDGYVKASVDGRLKGAHIVMDKVSVGATITIMSAATLAEGTTTLDNAAREPEIVDTAEFLNALGAKISGAGTDTITIEGVDRLAGGEHAVVPDRIETGTFLVAAAVSGGKIVCRNTRASLLEAVLAKLEEAGAEVTTGDDWIGLDMTGRELKAITVRTAPHPGFPTDMQAQFTLLNMMAKGGGVITETIFENRFMHVPELQRMGAKAEIEGHTVICGDSEGLSGTQVMATDLRASASLVIAGCIAKGETIVDRIYHIDRGYDRIEDKLSQLGANIERFKD
- the ibaG gene encoding BolA family iron metabolism protein IbaG, whose translation is MDISQVKQLLDDALQLEEIHVKGEGSHYEVVAVDAKFDGMSRVKKQQLIYAPLMEYIQRNDIHAVSIKAYTPEEWARDKKLMSL
- a CDS encoding STAS domain-containing protein; translation: MTLWKQTSVEVIELSGILDRNTIPELWQQAQAWPWDTSRLNLDFSRVESSDSAAMALILHIIQHAKKYHCHIMLRSVPDKLLTLFEVSNALPLIAEHLEVKIEG
- the mlaC gene encoding phospholipid-binding protein MlaC, encoding MKWIASICAVVVMMFAPLSAAATVDKTKPYLMMEQVGGNTFDRLKDEQQALREQPELLKTVVEEELMPYVNYRYAGLKVLGNHLKRADKGEVSEFLVAFRAYLVTSYAQVLTQYQDQKINYAREKAIPENQRIVSIPVEIVQKNKPPIKIEFKWRKDRKSGEWQAFDMVAEGVSLLSSKQSEWGGKIRSDGLPAVTEELAKLAQTPIRYETASGQ
- the mlaD gene encoding outer membrane lipid asymmetry maintenance protein MlaD; this encodes MNKTRKLELWVGSFMLVGIAALLVIIFKVADVKSIGNQSTYQLKAYFDNIGSLKVRSPVKIGGVVVGRVSDISLDTEYYTPVVTLSIGTQYGYFPDTSSAQILTSGLIGEQYISLVPGFVDDDVDMLQDGDFIEDTKSALVLENLIGQFLYNVGGDSGE
- the mlaE gene encoding lipid asymmetry maintenance ABC transporter permease subunit MlaE, which translates into the protein MLDKVSELGASGIRVVTGFGRSLLMLIGALCHRPQPIKNLPLLTKQLYAVGVQSLAIIVVSGLFIGMVLSLQGYVVLVDYGAEGSLGQMVALSLLRELGPVVTALLFAGRAGSALTAEIGLMKATEQLSSLEMMAVDPLKRVISPRFWAGVISMPLLTMIFVAVGIWGGQLVGVDWKGIDHGSFWSAMQSSVEFGRDIGNCLIKAFVFAITVTWVALFNGYDATPTSEGISQATTRTVVHSSLAVLGLDFVLTALLFGN